From Streptomyces zhihengii, the proteins below share one genomic window:
- a CDS encoding sensor histidine kinase yields the protein MILATLLYRASHLAVGVLAVAQRHRGEPVMYAALAAALALSVLCHGTALRQGWFRGRHVWADVLVTGCLLPFALYLWAGVDEPAVLGWSMLLGGSASSVAAIALDRLHALAAVVLLVLTHLAGYRLVGASPAVLGGHVNSLLSSAAMAWVFWWYLRRQGRLLDEANARALEAEAHRARYAERLEHHRALHDTVLATLTTIAGGGVDANAPRVRERCAREAAYLRRLVQRYADEHPRHAIGEALEAAVTAAEGLQLRVTAQYHGLPEVPPQVAAALADAAGEALNNVRRHARTGHAYLTATGETGGGGVVVTVVDRGPGFDPREQLPGLGLSGSVRGRMAEVGGRASVDTAPGEGVRVELRWPA from the coding sequence ATGATCCTCGCCACCCTGCTCTACCGCGCCAGCCATCTGGCCGTCGGAGTCCTCGCGGTCGCCCAGCGCCACCGCGGCGAGCCCGTGATGTACGCGGCCCTCGCGGCCGCCCTGGCGCTGAGCGTGCTGTGCCACGGGACGGCCCTGCGGCAGGGCTGGTTCCGCGGCCGGCACGTCTGGGCCGACGTCCTCGTCACCGGCTGCCTGCTCCCCTTCGCCCTGTACCTGTGGGCCGGGGTGGACGAACCCGCCGTGCTGGGCTGGTCGATGCTGCTCGGCGGCTCCGCCAGCTCCGTCGCCGCCATCGCCCTGGACCGCCTGCACGCCCTGGCCGCCGTCGTCCTCCTGGTGCTCACCCACCTCGCCGGCTACCGGCTCGTGGGCGCGAGCCCCGCCGTGCTCGGCGGGCACGTCAACTCACTGCTGTCGTCGGCGGCGATGGCCTGGGTCTTCTGGTGGTACCTGCGCCGTCAGGGACGGCTGCTCGACGAGGCCAACGCCCGCGCGCTGGAGGCCGAGGCGCACCGGGCGCGGTACGCCGAACGCCTGGAGCACCACCGGGCGCTGCACGACACCGTCCTCGCCACCCTGACCACGATCGCGGGCGGCGGCGTCGACGCCAACGCGCCCCGGGTGCGGGAGCGCTGCGCACGCGAGGCGGCGTATCTGCGGCGGCTCGTGCAGCGGTACGCCGACGAGCATCCCCGGCACGCGATAGGCGAGGCGCTGGAGGCCGCGGTCACCGCGGCCGAGGGCCTGCAACTGCGCGTCACCGCGCAGTACCACGGCCTGCCCGAAGTGCCGCCGCAGGTCGCCGCCGCCCTCGCCGACGCGGCGGGCGAGGCGCTCAACAACGTACGGCGGCACGCCCGGACGGGACACGCCTACCTCACCGCCACCGGGGAGACCGGCGGCGGGGGAGTGGTCGTCACCGTGGTCGACCGGGGGCCGGGCTTCGACCCCCGGGAGCAGCTCCCCGGACTCGGGCTGAGCGGCTCGGTCCGGGGGCGGATGGCGGAGGTCGGCGGGCGGGCGAGCGTGGACACCGCCCCCGGCGAGGGCGTCCGGGTGGAGCTGAGATGGCCGGCGTGA